GTCGTCTACCGAAATATCTGGCTGGTCGAAAAAGATCAGGAGAGCCCATCGCGAAAGTCTTGGGTGAAGACAAACGTAAAGGTTCCTCCCGTTCCGATTTCCTTCTTTCGATCGCCTCTAAACAGTCCCAACATGACATATGGAAACTGATCTCAGCACGTCGTTTCTCTGGTCGGTATTTCTGGGGCGGACTTTCATCATTTGTTGAAAGTGTTGGCAATGGACTCGACGCGGCCGCGAGTTTCTTTTGTGATTCCTGCACGGAATGAAGAACTGCTGATCGCGTCAACCATTTTTGCAATCGCCCAATCTGTTGTTCCCTGCTCAGTTTCGTCGGAAGTGATTGTCGTTAACGACGGGTCGATCGACGAAACAGCGGGCATTGCAAGAGACTGTGGTGCGCGGGTGATTGATGTGCAGCTGCACAATATTGCGGCTGTTCGGAATGCGGGTGCCGAAGTCGCTTCCGGTGAGATTCTGATTTTTGTCGATGCAGATACGTTGATGAATTCGGAGTGTCTGCAAGGCATACTCGAGGCTGTCGAGAACGGAGCTGTCGCTGGCGGATCAGCAGTTGAGTTCGATCAGCGGACAAGTCGGCTTCAGCGAATGATGGCGAAGAGCTTTCTGTTCATCTGG
The sequence above is drawn from the Thalassoglobus sp. JC818 genome and encodes:
- a CDS encoding glycosyltransferase, with product MDSTRPRVSFVIPARNEELLIASTIFAIAQSVVPCSVSSEVIVVNDGSIDETAGIARDCGARVIDVQLHNIAAVRNAGAEVASGEILIFVDADTLMNSECLQGILEAVENGAVAGGSAVEFDQRTSRLQRMMAKSFLFIWQRVFGYACGCCLFARSDVFAEIGGFDPSYLASEERPFSRSMKKKGSFVLTRQPVLTSSRKFRLYSSWHLTKVLFRSLFLGKYRDREELGVFYDAPRESET